A window of the Cicer arietinum cultivar CDC Frontier isolate Library 1 chromosome 6, Cicar.CDCFrontier_v2.0, whole genome shotgun sequence genome harbors these coding sequences:
- the LOC101512652 gene encoding small ribosomal subunit protein eS7, with amino-acid sequence MFTSRKKIHKDKDVEPTEFEESVGQALFDLENTNQELKSDLKDLYINSAVQVDVSGNRKAVVIHVPYRLRKGFRKIHVRLVRELEKKFSGKDVILVATRRILRPPKKGSAAQRPRSRTLTAVHEAMLEDVVLPAEIVGKRVRYRVDGSKIMKVLLDPKERNNTEYKLETFAAVYRKLSGKDVVFEYPVTEA; translated from the exons ATGTTCACATCAAGGAAGAAAATCCACAAAGACAAGGATGTTGAGCCAACTGAGTTTGAAGAATCGGTTGGACAG GCGTTGTTCGATTTGGAGAATACTAACCAGGAGCTTAAGAGTGATCTGAAAGATTTATACATTAATTCAGCAGT ACAAGTTGATGTTTCTGGGAACCGCAAGGCTGTTGTTATTCATGTACCTTACAGGTTAAGGAAAGGTTTCCGAAAGATTCATGTTAGGCTTGTTAGGGAGCTGGAGAAGAAGTTTAGTGGGAAA GATGTAATCCTGGTTGCCACCAGGAGGATATTGAGGCCACCAAAGAAGGGTTCTGCTGCTCAGCGTCCCCGAAGCCGTACTCTCACTGCTGTTCATGAAGCAATGCTTGAGGATGTCGTATTGCCTGCTGAGATTGTTGGAAAGCGTGTGAGGTATCGTGTTGATGGATCCAAGATCATGAAG GTTTTATTGGACCCAAAGGAGCGAAACAACACTGAGTACAAGTTGGAGACTTTTGCTGCAGTGTACAGGAAGTTGTCTGGAAAAGATGTTGTGTTTGAGTATCCTGTCACAGAGGCCTAG
- the LOC101513183 gene encoding AMSH-like ubiquitin thioesterase 1 isoform X2: MMTCSPETINIAARTQKLDVDNRISLRFYYRIADNILKQADIFRAEKNIVDLYIMLLRFSSLVSETIPRHRDYRISPQSKKELLRKKLLTSVNELEKLKPLAQQKINELNSRKSYQHNGWEKFHSTYSMDISPVKKQTMPSYDQIKAVRQTAGESVYRGSRGQQFPYVRPVEENMKRLSLTLPPPKVETLSRHSILGPNGLKGKWQPPTSDKGVRYPTIIDLSPVEIPSLRLSLEDGSLDKKDNSISEHNRENLESILTQSEDCQVQHADEAPSLISFEETEASAPLKVIRQPSPPPVLAEVQDLIPTVSPHVDEEGCKTVTPLSDSFARAESPLQLHISTAMMGSFMKLAKSNTDKNLETCGILAGSLCQATNEEEIFEAQDKRSLFPLGWIHTHPTQSCFMSSIDVHTHYSYQIMLPEAVAIVMAPTDSSRTHGIFRLTTPGGMSVIRKCQQRGFHPHDQPPDGGPIYDTCKDVYLNPDLKFDVIDLR; this comes from the exons ATGATGACGTGTTCTCCCGAGACGATCAACATCGCTGCAAGAACTCAGAAACTTGATGTTGATAATCGAATTTCGCTGCGATTCTATTACAGGATCGCCGATAATATCCTCAAACAG GCTGATATCTTTCGAGCAGAGAAAAATATTGTTGATCTATATATCATGCTCCTAAGATTTTCTAG TTTGGTTTCTGAGACAATACCACGTCACAGAGATTATAGAATATCTCCACAGAGCAAGAAAGAATTATTGAGAAAG AAATTGTTAACTTCTGTGAATGAACTGGAGAAGTTGAAACCACTGGCACAACAGAAGATCAATGAGCTTAACAGCAGGAAATCATACCAACATAATGGGTGGGAAAAATTTCATTCAACTTATTCGATGGATATTTCTCCTGTGAAAAAGCAAACTATGCCTAGTTATGATCAAATAAAG GCAGTCAGACAAACTGCAGGAGAGTCTGTTTACCGAGGATCAAGGGGCCAGCAGTTTCCTTATGTAAGGCCTGTGGAAGAGAACATGAAAAGACT ATCTCTAACTCTCCCACCTCCAAAGGTAGAAACTCTATCCAGACATTCTATTCTAGGTCCAAATGGGCTTAAAGGGAAGTGGCAACCACCTACAAGTGATAAAGGG GTTAGGTATCCAACTATCATAGATCTGTCTCCTGTTGAAATTCCAAG CCTTCGTCTATCCTTGGAAGATGGATCTCTGGATAAAAAAGATAATAGCATTTCAGAACACaatagagaaaatttagaaTCAATCCTTACCCAGAGTGAGGATTGCCAGGTCCAACATGCTGATGAAGCTCCTTCGCTTATATCTTTTGAAGAAACAGAAGCCTCTGCTCCTTTAAAAGTTATCAGACAGCCTTCTCCTCCACCTGTACTTGCTGAAGTACAAGATTTGATTCCTACCGTATCACCTCATGTTGATGAGGAAGGATGTAAAACAGTGACTCCATTGTCAGATAGTTTTGCCCGTGCCGAGTCTCCTCTGCAATTACACATT TCAACTGCAATGATGGGGAGTTTTATGAAGCTTGCCAAGTCTAACACTGACAAAAATTTAGAGACTTGTGGTATCCTTGCAGGCTCGCTT TGTCAAGCTACAAATGAAGAGGAAATATTTGAAGCACAGGATAAGCGATCTCTTTTTCCCCTTGGCTGGATCCAT ACACATCCTACACAATCTTGTTTCATGTCATCAATTGATGTACACACCCATTACTCATATCAG ATTATGCTGCCAGAAGCTGTTGCAATAGTCATGGCACCAACAGACAGTTCAAG AACCCATGGTATTTTTCGGTTGACAACCCCCGGTGGCATGTCAGTCATTAGAAAATGCCAGCAACGTGGTTTTCATCCACATGATCAGCCTCCAGATGGTGGTCCCATTTACGATACATGTAAAGACGTTTACTTGAACCctgatttaaaatttgatgtcATTGATCTTCGATGA
- the LOC101513183 gene encoding AMSH-like ubiquitin thioesterase 1 isoform X1, translated as MMTCSPETINIAARTQKLDVDNRISLRFYYRIADNILKQADIFRAEKNIVDLYIMLLRFSSLVSETIPRHRDYRISPQSKKELLRKKLLTSVNELEKLKPLAQQKINELNSRKSYQHNGWEKFHSTYSMDISPVKKQTMPSYDQIKAVRQTAGESVYRGSRGQQFPYVRPVEENMKRLSLTLPPPKVETLSRHSILGPNGLKGKWQPPTSDKGVRYPTIIDLSPVEIPSLRLSLEDGSLDKKDNSISEHNRENLESILTQSEDCQVQHADEAPSLISFEETEASAPLKVIRQPSPPPVLAEVQDLIPTVSPHVDEEGCKTVTPLSDSFARAESPLQLHISTAMMGSFMKLAKSNTDKNLETCGILAGSLKNRKFYITALIIPKQESTSSSCQATNEEEIFEAQDKRSLFPLGWIHTHPTQSCFMSSIDVHTHYSYQIMLPEAVAIVMAPTDSSRTHGIFRLTTPGGMSVIRKCQQRGFHPHDQPPDGGPIYDTCKDVYLNPDLKFDVIDLR; from the exons ATGATGACGTGTTCTCCCGAGACGATCAACATCGCTGCAAGAACTCAGAAACTTGATGTTGATAATCGAATTTCGCTGCGATTCTATTACAGGATCGCCGATAATATCCTCAAACAG GCTGATATCTTTCGAGCAGAGAAAAATATTGTTGATCTATATATCATGCTCCTAAGATTTTCTAG TTTGGTTTCTGAGACAATACCACGTCACAGAGATTATAGAATATCTCCACAGAGCAAGAAAGAATTATTGAGAAAG AAATTGTTAACTTCTGTGAATGAACTGGAGAAGTTGAAACCACTGGCACAACAGAAGATCAATGAGCTTAACAGCAGGAAATCATACCAACATAATGGGTGGGAAAAATTTCATTCAACTTATTCGATGGATATTTCTCCTGTGAAAAAGCAAACTATGCCTAGTTATGATCAAATAAAG GCAGTCAGACAAACTGCAGGAGAGTCTGTTTACCGAGGATCAAGGGGCCAGCAGTTTCCTTATGTAAGGCCTGTGGAAGAGAACATGAAAAGACT ATCTCTAACTCTCCCACCTCCAAAGGTAGAAACTCTATCCAGACATTCTATTCTAGGTCCAAATGGGCTTAAAGGGAAGTGGCAACCACCTACAAGTGATAAAGGG GTTAGGTATCCAACTATCATAGATCTGTCTCCTGTTGAAATTCCAAG CCTTCGTCTATCCTTGGAAGATGGATCTCTGGATAAAAAAGATAATAGCATTTCAGAACACaatagagaaaatttagaaTCAATCCTTACCCAGAGTGAGGATTGCCAGGTCCAACATGCTGATGAAGCTCCTTCGCTTATATCTTTTGAAGAAACAGAAGCCTCTGCTCCTTTAAAAGTTATCAGACAGCCTTCTCCTCCACCTGTACTTGCTGAAGTACAAGATTTGATTCCTACCGTATCACCTCATGTTGATGAGGAAGGATGTAAAACAGTGACTCCATTGTCAGATAGTTTTGCCCGTGCCGAGTCTCCTCTGCAATTACACATT TCAACTGCAATGATGGGGAGTTTTATGAAGCTTGCCAAGTCTAACACTGACAAAAATTTAGAGACTTGTGGTATCCTTGCAGGCTCGCTT AAAAacagaaaattttatattacagCTCTAATAATCCCCAAGCAGGAGTCAACATCAAGTTCT TGTCAAGCTACAAATGAAGAGGAAATATTTGAAGCACAGGATAAGCGATCTCTTTTTCCCCTTGGCTGGATCCAT ACACATCCTACACAATCTTGTTTCATGTCATCAATTGATGTACACACCCATTACTCATATCAG ATTATGCTGCCAGAAGCTGTTGCAATAGTCATGGCACCAACAGACAGTTCAAG AACCCATGGTATTTTTCGGTTGACAACCCCCGGTGGCATGTCAGTCATTAGAAAATGCCAGCAACGTGGTTTTCATCCACATGATCAGCCTCCAGATGGTGGTCCCATTTACGATACATGTAAAGACGTTTACTTGAACCctgatttaaaatttgatgtcATTGATCTTCGATGA
- the LOC101513183 gene encoding AMSH-like ubiquitin thioesterase 1 isoform X3 translates to MMTCSPETINIAARTQKLDVDNRISLRFYYRIADNILKQKLLTSVNELEKLKPLAQQKINELNSRKSYQHNGWEKFHSTYSMDISPVKKQTMPSYDQIKAVRQTAGESVYRGSRGQQFPYVRPVEENMKRLSLTLPPPKVETLSRHSILGPNGLKGKWQPPTSDKGVRYPTIIDLSPVEIPSLRLSLEDGSLDKKDNSISEHNRENLESILTQSEDCQVQHADEAPSLISFEETEASAPLKVIRQPSPPPVLAEVQDLIPTVSPHVDEEGCKTVTPLSDSFARAESPLQLHISTAMMGSFMKLAKSNTDKNLETCGILAGSLKNRKFYITALIIPKQESTSSSCQATNEEEIFEAQDKRSLFPLGWIHTHPTQSCFMSSIDVHTHYSYQIMLPEAVAIVMAPTDSSRTHGIFRLTTPGGMSVIRKCQQRGFHPHDQPPDGGPIYDTCKDVYLNPDLKFDVIDLR, encoded by the exons ATGATGACGTGTTCTCCCGAGACGATCAACATCGCTGCAAGAACTCAGAAACTTGATGTTGATAATCGAATTTCGCTGCGATTCTATTACAGGATCGCCGATAATATCCTCAAACAG AAATTGTTAACTTCTGTGAATGAACTGGAGAAGTTGAAACCACTGGCACAACAGAAGATCAATGAGCTTAACAGCAGGAAATCATACCAACATAATGGGTGGGAAAAATTTCATTCAACTTATTCGATGGATATTTCTCCTGTGAAAAAGCAAACTATGCCTAGTTATGATCAAATAAAG GCAGTCAGACAAACTGCAGGAGAGTCTGTTTACCGAGGATCAAGGGGCCAGCAGTTTCCTTATGTAAGGCCTGTGGAAGAGAACATGAAAAGACT ATCTCTAACTCTCCCACCTCCAAAGGTAGAAACTCTATCCAGACATTCTATTCTAGGTCCAAATGGGCTTAAAGGGAAGTGGCAACCACCTACAAGTGATAAAGGG GTTAGGTATCCAACTATCATAGATCTGTCTCCTGTTGAAATTCCAAG CCTTCGTCTATCCTTGGAAGATGGATCTCTGGATAAAAAAGATAATAGCATTTCAGAACACaatagagaaaatttagaaTCAATCCTTACCCAGAGTGAGGATTGCCAGGTCCAACATGCTGATGAAGCTCCTTCGCTTATATCTTTTGAAGAAACAGAAGCCTCTGCTCCTTTAAAAGTTATCAGACAGCCTTCTCCTCCACCTGTACTTGCTGAAGTACAAGATTTGATTCCTACCGTATCACCTCATGTTGATGAGGAAGGATGTAAAACAGTGACTCCATTGTCAGATAGTTTTGCCCGTGCCGAGTCTCCTCTGCAATTACACATT TCAACTGCAATGATGGGGAGTTTTATGAAGCTTGCCAAGTCTAACACTGACAAAAATTTAGAGACTTGTGGTATCCTTGCAGGCTCGCTT AAAAacagaaaattttatattacagCTCTAATAATCCCCAAGCAGGAGTCAACATCAAGTTCT TGTCAAGCTACAAATGAAGAGGAAATATTTGAAGCACAGGATAAGCGATCTCTTTTTCCCCTTGGCTGGATCCAT ACACATCCTACACAATCTTGTTTCATGTCATCAATTGATGTACACACCCATTACTCATATCAG ATTATGCTGCCAGAAGCTGTTGCAATAGTCATGGCACCAACAGACAGTTCAAG AACCCATGGTATTTTTCGGTTGACAACCCCCGGTGGCATGTCAGTCATTAGAAAATGCCAGCAACGTGGTTTTCATCCACATGATCAGCCTCCAGATGGTGGTCCCATTTACGATACATGTAAAGACGTTTACTTGAACCctgatttaaaatttgatgtcATTGATCTTCGATGA